One stretch of Aquimarina sp. Aq107 DNA includes these proteins:
- a CDS encoding phospho-sugar mutase: protein MQVSESLIHTRVQEWLSPIFDKQTQEEIVKLQQQDSEILKESFYKDLEFGTGGMRGIMGVGTNRINKYTLGKSTQGLSNYLQKQFPGEQAKTVIAYDCRNNSDTLAQLVADVFSANGIQVYLFSSLRPTPELSYAVKELGCHCGIVLTASHNPPEYNGYKVYWQDGGQLVPPQDGEIIAEINALNYADIKFNANTALIKKIDEEIDTPFIENSVKNGSFAATQEAKDNTTIVFTSLHGTSITAVPETLKKAGYKNVHIVKEQEVPDGNFPTVKSPNPEEPEALAMATALAEKVNADIVIGTDPDCDRLGIAVRNNNGELQLLNGNQTMIVMTWFLLKHYKSEGIKGNEFIASTIVSTPMMKNLAAAYGVEYKEVLTGFKWIAKLIKDFPEKHFIGGGEESFGFMVGDFVRDKDAVTSTLLACEIVAYTKSNDSSFYNELLNLYVDHGFYKENLVSLVKKGIKGAEEIKQTMIDLRNNPPTEIADEKIVLIEDYQTSIATSTLDKKELSIEIPKSNVLIFYTEAGSKIAARPSGTEPKIKFYISVQESIDDLSSFDTVEQKLNTKITAIKKDLQLT, encoded by the coding sequence ATGCAAGTTTCAGAATCCTTAATCCACACTAGAGTCCAAGAATGGTTATCACCAATTTTTGACAAACAAACTCAAGAAGAAATTGTAAAATTACAACAACAAGATTCCGAAATATTAAAGGAGAGTTTTTATAAAGACTTAGAGTTTGGAACCGGTGGTATGCGAGGTATTATGGGTGTAGGAACGAATCGCATTAATAAATATACCTTAGGAAAAAGCACGCAAGGTCTAAGTAATTATTTACAAAAGCAATTTCCTGGCGAACAAGCAAAGACTGTAATCGCATACGATTGTAGAAATAACAGTGATACTTTGGCACAATTAGTAGCCGATGTATTTTCTGCTAATGGCATACAAGTTTATCTATTTTCTAGTCTTAGACCAACACCAGAACTTTCGTACGCTGTAAAAGAATTAGGATGTCATTGTGGAATCGTACTAACCGCTAGCCACAATCCTCCTGAGTATAATGGATATAAAGTATATTGGCAAGATGGAGGGCAATTAGTACCACCGCAGGATGGAGAAATCATCGCAGAAATAAATGCACTTAATTATGCCGATATTAAATTTAATGCAAATACGGCTCTTATAAAGAAGATCGATGAAGAAATTGATACTCCTTTTATAGAAAATAGTGTAAAGAATGGAAGTTTTGCTGCTACGCAAGAAGCAAAAGATAATACAACTATTGTATTCACTTCTTTACATGGTACATCAATTACTGCAGTTCCAGAAACTTTGAAAAAGGCAGGATACAAAAATGTTCATATTGTAAAAGAGCAAGAAGTTCCTGATGGTAATTTTCCAACGGTAAAATCACCCAATCCTGAAGAACCAGAAGCACTCGCAATGGCAACAGCACTTGCAGAAAAAGTGAATGCCGATATTGTTATTGGAACAGATCCTGATTGTGATCGATTAGGGATTGCTGTCAGAAATAATAATGGAGAACTACAATTACTTAATGGTAATCAAACTATGATTGTAATGACTTGGTTTTTACTAAAACATTATAAATCAGAAGGAATAAAAGGAAACGAATTCATTGCTTCTACCATCGTATCTACTCCAATGATGAAAAATCTTGCAGCAGCATATGGAGTAGAATACAAAGAAGTACTTACCGGTTTTAAATGGATCGCTAAACTTATTAAAGACTTCCCAGAAAAACATTTTATTGGTGGTGGCGAAGAAAGCTTTGGTTTTATGGTAGGTGATTTTGTTAGAGATAAAGATGCCGTTACCTCTACCCTTCTTGCTTGTGAAATTGTTGCTTACACAAAATCTAATGATAGTTCTTTTTATAATGAGCTACTAAACTTATACGTTGATCATGGATTTTATAAAGAAAATCTAGTTTCTCTTGTAAAAAAAGGAATAAAAGGAGCAGAAGAGATTAAACAAACAATGATCGATTTAAGAAACAATCCACCAACAGAGATTGCTGATGAAAAAATCGTATTAATTGAAGATTACCAGACTAGTATTGCTACAAGTACTCTAGATAAAAAAGAGCTTTCGATTGAAATTCCAAAATCTAATGTGTTAATTTTTTATACCGAAGCAGGAAGTAAAATAGCTGCAAGACCAAGTGGAACAGAGCCTAAAATAAAATTTTACATTAGCGTACAAGAATCTATTGACGATTTGTCATCTTTTGATACTGTGGAACAAAAACTGAATACTAAAATAACAGCAATCAAAAAAGATTTACAATTAACTTAA